TTCAGTCAATTCGCTTTTCCGATTGTCTACCCTAGCAGTGTTTCAAACAACGGTATCCGTTACCACTTGGTGCGGCTTAGGAGTAAACCGTGTGGTTATTCCTTTGATCTTCTGCGCGTTTGACGAGTTTCACTGAGTCCACGGAGATAGCGGCTCATTGGTTTGCTTTGCATGAAAAAAGAGCCTCAATATATTGTAGTCATCGGTGCTTCAGCGGGCGGGTTTACTGCTTTAATAGAACTGATAAGTCAGCTGAAGCCTGAGCTGGACGCGGCCTTTTTTATTGTTTTGCATTTGTCGGCGAAAAGCATCAGCGGTTTTCTGGCTCAAAAGCTTCAAGAGCATACCAAGCTTAAATGCATTCTGGCCATGGACGGTCTGCCTATTCAAAAGGGATATGTTTACGTGGCCGTACCGAATCACCACCTGATTATAAGTCGGGAGGAAGTAAAACTGGGGCACGGACCCAGCGAAAACCGCTGGCGCCCTTCCATTGATCTGTTGTTTCGTTCGGCAGCGGCCCATTATTCCACCCGGGTGATCGGGGTCGTGCTGACGGGCCTGCTAAATGATGGAACCAGTGGAATGGGATCCATTAAATGATCTGGAGGGACGACCATCGTTCAGGACCCCAAGGAAGAAGGTTATAAAGTAGTCAGGCCCTGACGAATGTTTTCTAGTTTATAAACATTCATCAGGGCCAACTTTCTGTATTCATCAAAGGTCTGATGCTACTTCGTTACCATAACCCGCTTTGACTCACTGTAGTCTTCTTTCTTTAGCTGAAAGAAATAAACTCCCTCAGCCTGTTGACTCAAATCAATCGTCTCCTGGTATTGCTGCCCGGTACCAATGACTGTATTTTGCCAGATCACTCTTCCCAGCACATCCACTACGGATAGTTGGGCTGTCTGTTGATGGCCGATTGTAAACGTGGCTGTTAGTTTACCGGTTGTGGGGATTGGGAAAACCTTCAGTTCCCAATCCGTTTTTCTTTCGCTACTTACAGCTAACCGACGCGGTGATGCACAAGTCAACGTCTTGGGGGAGTTGGTCAGCAGCAGGCTGGAGCCCTTCACCCGCACACTCAGGGCATGGGCCTTGCCATCCTTGAGGCTGCTGGGGGTGGGCAGGCTGAAGACATAGTTGCCCGTGCTGCTGGCCCCCAGGGTCTTGAGGCTTTCGCGGTAGCCATTAGCCGTGGCGGTAGCCAGCACGGTGGTGCCCTCCAGCAACTCAACGGTCTGGCTGGCGGCAGGGTTGTTCTTGTCCCAGACAAAGCCACCAATGGTGTTGCAGGTGGCTGATTCGAGGTAGCCCACATAGTCGTTGACCGCACAGGTCAACGTCTTGGGGGAGTTGGTCAGCAGCAGGCTGGAGCCCTTCACCCGCACACTCAGGGCATGGGCCTTGCCATCCTTGAGGCTGCTGGGGGTGGGCAGGCTGAAGACATAGTTGCCCGTGCTGCTGGCCCCCAGGGTCTTGAGGCTTTCGCGGTAGCCATTAGCCGTGGCGGTAGCCAGCACGGTGGTGCCTTCCAGCAACTCAACGGTCTGGCTGGCGGCAGGGTTGTTCTTGTCCCAGACAAAGCCACCAATGGTGTTGCAGGTGGCTGATTCGAGGTAGCCCACATAGTCGTTGACCGCACAGGTCAACGTCTTGGGGGAGTTGGTCAGCAGCAGGCTGGAGCCCTTCACCCGCACACTCAGGGCATGGGCCTTACCATCCTTGAGGCTGCTGGGGGTGGGCAGGCTGAAGACATAGTTGCCTGTGCTGCTGGCCCCCAGGGTCTTGAGGCTTTCGCGGTAGCCATTAGCCGTGGCGGTAGCCAGCACGGTGGTGCCCTCCAGCAACTCAACGGTCTGGCTGGCGGCAGGGTTGTTCTTGTCCCAGACAAAGCCACCAATGGTGTTGCAGGTGGCTGATTCGAGGTAGCCCACATAGTCGTTGACCGCACAGGTCAACGTCTTGGGGGAGTTGGTCAGCAGCAGGCTGGAGCCCTTCACCCGCACACTCAGGGCATGGGCCTTGCTATCCTTGAGGCTGCTGGGGGTGGGCAGGCTGAAGACATAGTTGCCCGTGCTGCTGGCCCCCAGGGTCTTGAGGCTTTCGCGGTAGCCATTAGCCGTGGCGGTAGCCAGCACGGTGGTGCCCTCCAGCAACTCAACGGTCTGGCTGGCGGCAGGGTTGTTCTTGTCCCAGACAAAGCCACCAATGGTGTTGCAGGTGGCTGATTCGAGGTAGCCCACATAGTCGTTGACCGCACAGGTCAACGTCTTGGGGGAGTTGGTCAGCAGCAGGCTGGAGCCCTTCACCCGCACACTCAGGGCATGGGCCTTACCATCCTTGAGGCTGCTGGGGGTGGGCAGGCTGAAGACATAGTTGCCTGTGCTGCTGGCCCCCAGGGTCTTGAGGCTTTCGCGGTAGCCATTAGCCGTGGCGGTAGCCAGCACGGTGGTGCCCTCCAGCAGCTCAACGGTCTGGCTGGCGGCAGGGTTGTTCTTGTCCCAGACAAAGCCACCAATGGTGTTGCAGGTGGCTGATTCGAGGTAGCCCACATAGTCGTTGACCGCACAGGTCAACGTCTTGGGGGAGTTGGTCAGCAGCAGGCTGGAGCCCTTCACCCGCACACTCAGGGCATGGGCCTTGCTATCCTTGAGGCTGCTGGGGGTGGGCAGGCTGAAGACATAGTTGCCCGTGCTGCTGGCCCCCAGGGTCTTGAGGCTTTCGCGGTAGCCATTAGCCGTGGCGGTAGCCAGCACGGTGGTGCCCTCCAGCAACTCAACGGTCTGGCTGGCGGCAGGGTTGTTCTTGTCCCAGACAAAGCCACCAATGGTGTTGCAGGTGGCTGATTCGAGGTAGCCCACATAGTCGTTGACCGCACAGGTCAACGTCTTGGGGGAGTTGGTCAGCAGCAGGCTGGAGCCCTTCACCCGCACACTCAGGGCATGGGCCTTACCATCCTTGAGGCTGCTGGGGGTGGGCAGGCTGAAGACATAGTTGCCTGTGCTGCTGGCCCCCAGGGTCTTGAGGCTTTCGCGGTAGCCATTAGCCGTGGCGGTAGCCAGCACGGTGGTGCCTTCCAGCAGCTCAACGGTCTGGCTGGCGGCAGGGTTGTTCTTGTCCCAGACAAAGCCACCAATGGTGTTGCAGGTGACGGATTCAAGGTAACCCACATAGTCTGGTACTGGACAGTTTATAGACTTGGGTGAGTTGGGCAGGGTATAAGAAATATTTTGTATCCGTACGCCCAGTTGGTGCGCTTTGCCATCTCTCAACTGGACCGGTATTGGCAACCGGAATCCGTACTGGCCTGTCCCCGTACCCGCCTGTTGCAAGTCTGCTCGGTATTGGTTGGCAGTGCTGCTGGCGTGCACCGTGTTGCCTTCGATTAACTCAACAGTCTGAGCAATCGCAGGGGCATTCTTGTCCCACACCCAACCCGTGACTTCTACACAGTTGGCCATTTCCAGGTTACCACTGTATCCGCAGTTGATGACTTGATTAGCACCGTCGAGGATGTAGTGGCTGCCTTTGACCCGAACACTCACCTGATGGGACTGTCCATCAATTAGACTGGTGGGTAAGGGTAAGCCAAATCCATACTTTCCTGTCCCTATACCGGCCTGTTGCAAGTCGGGCCGGGACTGATCGGCCAGGGCGGTTGCGTGTACCGTGTTGCCTTCCATGATTTCGACGGTCAAGGTTGAACTAGGGTAATTTTTATCCCAGATCCAGCCCTGAATTTGGGCACAACTCACTTTCTCTAATTTCCCGTTGTAACTGGCTGGCAGGTTGGCTGAAGTGCGGGACGCCAGGGTATAAACGCTGTACGTATTGGGCACAATTCGTTCAACGGTAGTAATCGAACCGGAAGTTAATGTACTTTCTCCACCTAAGAGCGCTACTGGGTCAACCAAGGAAGAAATAGCTTCCCAGCGTGAATTGGCGGGGTTCCAGCCTGCAATGCTTAACAGGGCTAACTGGGCTTGAGTCAATTCCGAAACAGCGCTCGTTTGGTTCCAGGTTAAAGTCAGTTGCGTAGCGTTCGTGCCTTTGATGTGCCAAAATTCGGTGGGGCTGATCTGTGCAAGAATGCCCTCTTTATTCAGAAGTGCGAATGGCGCTCCGGTGGGGTTCGACGCCGTAGCCGGATTTTGCTGATAGTAAGCCCCCAACGTACCATCGGCGTGGGCACCGAAGGGACGGTATTGTCCCTGATGCCCGACCGGGAAGACGAATGGTGCATTGCCATTTTGCTTTACGTAGCCATCAATGTGGTTGGTGTTGCTAATGGCGCTGAGCTTAAAGGTTGCCGGAAAACTAACTACACCCAGGGGAGCGGAGCGATCAGTGAAAATAATGCCACCCGTTTGTCCATATCCCAGACAGGAGATGCTTATCAATAAACAGCTCAAAAAGAGTTGTTTGTAATTTTTTTTCATAGTTCAAACGTTAGCAGGCAACTGATGGCAAACAAACCCAAGTCTTACACCGCAGGGTGGATTTACGGGTTTGAATTGCCAACAATGCCCGCGTGTGTTAATTGGTCATACGGACATTGTAATCACCTAAAAACTTCAATTCTCCGCCAGCTTTGACCGATATGTTTTTGGCGATGATGTTTTGCCCTACTTCCACAACATGCCCCGTGTTGATCTGCACAATGTCTTTTGAAGTAGGCACCCGTCCGTTCGACCAGATCTCGGGGTTTGGCCAGGCACCGGAACCAACCGTGTGAACAGTATCCGAGAAGAGCGACGTAGTATTGAAGTTTTTAAATAAAAGAGCATCGGTTTTGGTTTTTTGCGTTCCAAACCAATCATTTAGAATATCAGAATAGACCCGTCTGAAATCGATTTGCATTTTAATATCCCGATTGGTTTCCTTGGCCGAGGGCGAAGCCGGTAGTAACCCATTAACAAGGTCAGGATTGACGCCGATGAGCTGCCTTTTTACGCCCGTTCCGAAGACAAACATTGGCGCGCCAATACCGTGATCGGTTCCTTTGGAGGCATTGGAGTTCGCCCGGCGACCGAAGTCAGAAAAAGTCATTCCCAAGACTTTATCTTCAGTGCCCTGCAGTTTTAAGTCGTTCTGAAAAGCGGCAATGGCGTCGGATAGTTTCTTTAAAAGTTCGGCATGTGATCCTTCCAGGCTGCTGGTTCCGATTTGGTTGGCGTGGGTATCAAAACCGCCCAGTTCTACGTAGTATATTTTTGAGCGTAAGCCACCATGAATCAGACGGGCAACGATTTGTAAGCGCTCGCCCAGTTCGTTCGCTGACGGATAGGTCGCCAAATTTTTTCCGGCATCGGCTGCCGCCTTGATTTCCGAGGCATAGTCTACGGACAAGGCTTGTTGCTTACGAATAAAAGCCACGAGCTCACCAGCGTCGCAACAGGGCAGATCCTGCTGCGGAGCGGTGTTCGCTGACCCAATAAGCTGATAAAACGAACTGGGGTCTTGTAGGGTAACTCCCATTGACTGCTGGTTACCCAGTAAAGCGGTCGTACCGATCTGGCCGATCTGAACAGCCAACGGATCTTCCATTTCACTGTTCGGATAATTTTCCGGATAATTTGGAAAGCGGTCCGACAGGTAACGGCCTGCCCAGCCGGATGTTGAATATTGCGAGGCATCTACCCCCGTCATCCAGATGTCGGTGGAACGATAATGGGACAAATCCGGATTGGGGTAGGAAACGGAATTGACAATCGCCAGTTTTCCCTCATTATACAGATCGCGCAGGCCCGTCATGGCGGGGTGCAGACCCGTCTCTGGTGTTCCGGCGAGCGGTAAAACTTTGTTTTCAGGAATAGAAATGTTGCTTCTTAACTGGTTGTATGCTGAATAGTGTTCCAGAGGGATAACGGTGTTAAGACCGTCGTTTCCTCCTCCCAAATAAACGATGACTAGGATTCGGTCGTTGTTTAAGGCCGCAGTCGTTTTCAAGGATTGGACCAGGGCTGAGTTTTTCGTAAAAGATTTTACCGGAAATTTTCCCAACATGACCGGTACCATAATCGATGAAGAAGCTTTAAGGAAATCTCGTCTTTTCATATCGGTTATGTATTATATAAATACTGTAATTTTCTTAGTTTGATAATCGGGTACATTCTTACGTCGCAGCGGATTTATTCTGAACGGCTGATGGCAGATGGATTAAAAGAGTTGATATTCCGCCATTCTGAACATGTATTTCAACAAAGCCCGGCACCGCCACAAAATCGTGTTTTGCTTCGTTGTATCGGTCGGATTGGATCGATACGCGTTCCACTCTCTGATCCAGGTCGTTCGGGCGCTGCTGTTCATCATCATGATGGAATCAATCAAAAAATCTTTCTGAGTTTGAGATAACTCAACCGCAAAGAAGTTCTTCGAAAACTCCGCCAGCACCTCTTCGCAGGTAATGGCTGGCGTACCGGAGACATCATCGAAGCCGGATTGAATTGACCTGAGCCGGGCCAGAACATCAATTCCTAATTTATAATCTGGTTTGATCTGCAAGTAGGGATTGACCAGCGCATCGGTACGACTAGCCCGTAGCCCCAGTGTCGTACCATTAATCCAGTTTTTAGAATAACCGGTCTGGTAGTACGGAATGGATCCAAAAACGGAAGGCTGATTCAGAAAATTGAGTTGCATGGCCGTCATGCCAGAACTCAAAAAATTCATCATGGTGCGGAAAGGAGCATACTCCTTTGTACTATCCGGTACGGGCTGATTGAACAGCCGAAGCGTTCCAATCATGAATTCAGCCGGCGATTTTACAATAGCGCCAATATTTCGGTTGTCGAAGAATATATTACTGGTTAACAGCTTTTTGAGTACAGGAGCGATTGCGTAGTTGTTGTCTGGGCTGGCAAAAAACGCAGCCAACGGAATGACGACCTGATCTTCAATTTCCTGGGTCACGTTGGGGTTAACATACCAGCGGTATAGCTTCCGGCAAATAAATTTAGGGGTCTCCGGATGGCTCAGCATCATAGTTACCAGATCGGTTAATTCAGCATCGCCCGCCGTGGCCCCACTGCGCCCGGTAATCGTTGTGTTGTTGTATTTGGAGGAAAAGAGTTTGTCGGAAGTGTCATGCCGGTCAGGGTTGAAAACTGCTCCTACACCTATTGTTCCTGTTTTTCTGTGGTTGTTAACCTGCCATCCGGTCAATACCTGAGCAGCGGCTTTAACATCCTGTTCGGTGTAATTATAGTTTCCGGCAAAATCCTTCTGGCCTACTGTAAACAGCTCCTGTAGCTCACGACCGTAATTTTCGTTGGGTTGTTCTTTGCTGTTATCCTTTCCATTCAGGAACACGAGCATGGCCGGATCTTTGGTGATTCCGGTAACCAGGTTTCTAAAGTTACCCAATGCATTGTCCCGTAAAAACCGCAGGTACTGATCTGTGCAGCGGTAATCGACCACTTCCCGATGGGCCGTCACAAAGTGATTCTGCCAGAACGCGGTCAGTTTTTCCAAAACGGAAGGACGACCAATTTGCTCAGTCATCAGGCCAATCCACCAGTATTGAATATAAGAAGAGTAACTAGAGGACCGGTCTTCGCTATAGGGTTTGGTCAAAAAGGGCTGCCCGGAATCCGCCCGGCCTTCTTCCAGTTCGACAGGCGGTGGTGGCGTTGCCCGATAAGACGCATTTGAAACTAAAAGTTCAACTGCTTGTGCGGCCGTCTTGCCGGTAAAGTCATTAATTTCTTCGTGAGTGGGTCCGAAGGTGGCTCTTCTTAATAGATGGGCGGCAGCGGCAG
This Larkinella insperata DNA region includes the following protein-coding sequences:
- a CDS encoding chemotaxis protein CheB; protein product: MKKEPQYIVVIGASAGGFTALIELISQLKPELDAAFFIVLHLSAKSISGFLAQKLQEHTKLKCILAMDGLPIQKGYVYVAVPNHHLIISREEVKLGHGPSENRWRPSIDLLFRSAAAHYSTRVIGVVLTGLLNDGTSGMGSIK
- a CDS encoding T9SS type A sorting domain-containing protein; protein product: MKKNYKQLFLSCLLISISCLGYGQTGGIIFTDRSAPLGVVSFPATFKLSAISNTNHIDGYVKQNGNAPFVFPVGHQGQYRPFGAHADGTLGAYYQQNPATASNPTGAPFALLNKEGILAQISPTEFWHIKGTNATQLTLTWNQTSAVSELTQAQLALLSIAGWNPANSRWEAISSLVDPVALLGGESTLTSGSITTVERIVPNTYSVYTLASRTSANLPASYNGKLEKVSCAQIQGWIWDKNYPSSTLTVEIMEGNTVHATALADQSRPDLQQAGIGTGKYGFGLPLPTSLIDGQSHQVSVRVKGSHYILDGANQVINCGYSGNLEMANCVEVTGWVWDKNAPAIAQTVELIEGNTVHASSTANQYRADLQQAGTGTGQYGFRLPIPVQLRDGKAHQLGVRIQNISYTLPNSPKSINCPVPDYVGYLESVTCNTIGGFVWDKNNPAASQTVELLEGTTVLATATANGYRESLKTLGASSTGNYVFSLPTPSSLKDGKAHALSVRVKGSSLLLTNSPKTLTCAVNDYVGYLESATCNTIGGFVWDKNNPAASQTVELLEGTTVLATATANGYRESLKTLGASSTGNYVFSLPTPSSLKDSKAHALSVRVKGSSLLLTNSPKTLTCAVNDYVGYLESATCNTIGGFVWDKNNPAASQTVELLEGTTVLATATANGYRESLKTLGASSTGNYVFSLPTPSSLKDGKAHALSVRVKGSSLLLTNSPKTLTCAVNDYVGYLESATCNTIGGFVWDKNNPAASQTVELLEGTTVLATATANGYRESLKTLGASSTGNYVFSLPTPSSLKDSKAHALSVRVKGSSLLLTNSPKTLTCAVNDYVGYLESATCNTIGGFVWDKNNPAASQTVELLEGTTVLATATANGYRESLKTLGASSTGNYVFSLPTPSSLKDGKAHALSVRVKGSSLLLTNSPKTLTCAVNDYVGYLESATCNTIGGFVWDKNNPAASQTVELLEGTTVLATATANGYRESLKTLGASSTGNYVFSLPTPSSLKDGKAHALSVRVKGSSLLLTNSPKTLTCAVNDYVGYLESATCNTIGGFVWDKNNPAASQTVELLEGTTVLATATANGYRESLKTLGASSTGNYVFSLPTPSSLKDGKAHALSVRVKGSSLLLTNSPKTLTCASPRRLAVSSERKTDWELKVFPIPTTGKLTATFTIGHQQTAQLSVVDVLGRVIWQNTVIGTGQQYQETIDLSQQAEGVYFFQLKKEDYSESKRVMVTK
- a CDS encoding DUF1501 domain-containing protein; protein product: MKRRDFLKASSSIMVPVMLGKFPVKSFTKNSALVQSLKTTAALNNDRILVIVYLGGGNDGLNTVIPLEHYSAYNQLRSNISIPENKVLPLAGTPETGLHPAMTGLRDLYNEGKLAIVNSVSYPNPDLSHYRSTDIWMTGVDASQYSTSGWAGRYLSDRFPNYPENYPNSEMEDPLAVQIGQIGTTALLGNQQSMGVTLQDPSSFYQLIGSANTAPQQDLPCCDAGELVAFIRKQQALSVDYASEIKAAADAGKNLATYPSANELGERLQIVARLIHGGLRSKIYYVELGGFDTHANQIGTSSLEGSHAELLKKLSDAIAAFQNDLKLQGTEDKVLGMTFSDFGRRANSNASKGTDHGIGAPMFVFGTGVKRQLIGVNPDLVNGLLPASPSAKETNRDIKMQIDFRRVYSDILNDWFGTQKTKTDALLFKNFNTTSLFSDTVHTVGSGAWPNPEIWSNGRVPTSKDIVQINTGHVVEVGQNIIAKNISVKAGGELKFLGDYNVRMTN
- a CDS encoding DUF1800 domain-containing protein; amino-acid sequence: MALLDSYSKPLTTAAAAHLLRRATFGPTHEEINDFTGKTAAQAVELLVSNASYRATPPPPVELEEGRADSGQPFLTKPYSEDRSSSYSSYIQYWWIGLMTEQIGRPSVLEKLTAFWQNHFVTAHREVVDYRCTDQYLRFLRDNALGNFRNLVTGITKDPAMLVFLNGKDNSKEQPNENYGRELQELFTVGQKDFAGNYNYTEQDVKAAAQVLTGWQVNNHRKTGTIGVGAVFNPDRHDTSDKLFSSKYNNTTITGRSGATAGDAELTDLVTMMLSHPETPKFICRKLYRWYVNPNVTQEIEDQVVIPLAAFFASPDNNYAIAPVLKKLLTSNIFFDNRNIGAIVKSPAEFMIGTLRLFNQPVPDSTKEYAPFRTMMNFLSSGMTAMQLNFLNQPSVFGSIPYYQTGYSKNWINGTTLGLRASRTDALVNPYLQIKPDYKLGIDVLARLRSIQSGFDDVSGTPAITCEEVLAEFSKNFFAVELSQTQKDFLIDSIMMMNSSARTTWIREWNAYRSNPTDTTKQNTILWRCRALLKYMFRMAEYQLF